A genomic stretch from Xiphophorus maculatus strain JP 163 A chromosome 14, X_maculatus-5.0-male, whole genome shotgun sequence includes:
- the LOC102227723 gene encoding endophilin-A1-like → MSVAGLKKQFHKATQKVSEKVGGAEGTKLDDDFKEMEKKVDITSRAVLDIMTKTTEYLQPNPASRAKLSMINTMSKIRGQEKGPGYPQAESILGDAMLKFGRDLGEESCFGLALIDAGEAMKELGEVKDALDMEVKQNFIDPLQNLHDKDLKEIQHHLKKMEGRRLDFDYKKKRQGKVQDDEIKQALEKFDESKEIAEQSMFNLLESDIEQVSQLAALVQAQLEYHSRSSEILQQLSSKMEDRIKEVSSKPRKEYTPKPKMTLELLPPSESHNGGIHSAKSPGKSPAPMDQPCCRALYDFEPENEGELGFKEGDIITLTNQIDENWYEGMINGQSGFFPINYVDILVPLPH, encoded by the exons AAAGTCAGCGAGAAAGTCGGAGGAGCAGAAGGAACCAAGCTGGACGATGACTTCAAGGAAATGGAAAAG aaGGTGGACATCACCAGCAGAGCGGTGCTGGACATCATGACCAAAACCACAGAGTACCTGCAGCCCAATCCAG CATCCAGAGCCAAGCTGAGTATGATCAACACCATGTCGAAGATCCGCGGCCAGGAGAAGGGGCCCGGCTACCCGCAGGCCGAGTCCATCCTGGGAGACGCCATGCTGAAGTTTGGCCGGGATCTGGGAGAAGAGTCCTGCTTTG GCCTGGCGCTGATCGACGCCGGCGAGGCCATGAAGGAGCTCGGCGAGGTGAAGGACGCTCTGGACATGGAGGTCAAGCAGAACTTCATCGACCCGCTGCAGAACCTCCACGACAAAGACCTGAAGGAGATCCAG CATCATCTGAAGAAAATGGAGGGTCGGCGTCTGGACTTCGACTACAAGAAGAAACGTCAGGGAAAAGTCCAGGACGACGAGATCAAGCAGGCGCTGGAGAAGTTCGACGAGAGCAAAGAGATCGCCGAGCAGAGCATGTTCAACCTGCTGGAGAGCGAC ATAGAGCAGGTGAGCCAGCTGGCAGCGCTGGTCCAGGCCCAGTTGGAATACCACAGCCGCTCCTCAGAAATCCTCCAGCAGCTCTCCAGCAAGATGGAGGACAG GATAAAAGAAGTGTCCAGTAAACCCAGGAAGGAGTACACTCCCAAACCCAAGATGACTCTGGAGCTCCTGCCCCCCAGCGAGAGCCACAACGGGGGGATCCACTCGGCCAAATCCCCGGGGAAATCACCAG CGCCGATGGACCAGCCCTGCTGTCGAGCGCTCTACGACTTCGAGCCAGAGAACGAGGGCGAGTTAGGCTTCAAGGAGGGCGACATCATCACTCTGACCAATCAGATCGACGAGAACTGGTACGAGGGCATGATCAACGGCCAGTCGGGCTTCTTCCCCATCAACTACGTGGATATCCTGGTGCCGCTGCCCCACTAG